The DNA segment aattcaaaaatcagcatgataacttattatttatgttttcaaaaacattaaatcaaacatcaaattatatatatatatatatgacataaatttaaataaaatatatatgtttattgtgctgaaattttaaaagaaaacattcacatattaaaaatattttagtaaatatatttatacaaatttagttgattactatttaattataaatcgttcatttgtaattttttaacttttataattgaaataataaattttaagataacaacacaatatataagaattatcttatttaaaaacaaattactattattaataaaaattcgtttttaattatatttataactgaaaaatatgttttaagataacaacacaatgtaaaaattatctttttgaaaaaaaattaatattataaataaaaactcgtttttgattatatagttaattatagataaattcattaagggtagtatagatattaaccgctctaacttttaacgtgagagctatGTTGCTAAattttacttcgcaaataatagtatagataacgCACAACACAACGGATAAATCGTGCGAGTATATACTACTCATGGGCCTTTAATTAATGTATCAACATCTACAATCGGGTCCCGTGTTAGCAAAAATTAAACGATCTAAAATTAGCGACTGagtgaaatatttatatactgTTTTGAAACTGGACAATCATAATAAAGCCCAAACTAAGAAGCCCAGCCCAGCCCAGTTAACACAGTTTATTAGTAGACAGATGTTCTGTAAGAGACGGCGGTGGAAAGGAAGGAAGCGATGGTGTTCTTTATGTCGTATCCGCCGACACGGCGGCAGATGATGGTGTCTGTTGGATTTTTCGCGGCGGGCGTTTCTCTCTTCGCAGCCGGAGCGTATCTCTCACTCGAAAATATAGGACCGCAACAAGCTCGCGTCAAGGCTCGGAACCAATTCGTTAAAGATCGGATCAGGAAATGGCTCGACGATTAGAGATCACAAAATCCATTTGGTGCTGATTCTCGCTgtaattttagattttgaagTGAAGGGTTCTTTAAGGGTTTAGGGCTTGAGCGATCTGAATCTCCAGTTTAATGTTAAATATCGAAAAGCTCGACACGTTAAAGTTTCAAGCTTTTTTGCTTACATATGAAGAATCCATCTTGAGAAAACGAGGGAACATAGAGAATTGTATGTAGATCATTAGTACATGTTAAAGTCTTTAGATTCTACCAATCTGGAAGTTAGTCTCAGACACGAGATGAGATGGTCTTTTGAAGAAGCCTTGTTTGGTTTTATAACTTATGAACTTGTGTTgtgtttcattttaaatataacctTTAGGCTCAACCTCCTTACATCTTCCTCTTTATAAAGAAAGGTTCTACCTTGGCGTTGACTTTCTCCCTCTTGCCCAGTTTCTTGTTCAAGCTCTCTAACCTTGTCCTGCTAGAAGATGAGCGGTCTTCTTGATGAGTCTGAGAAGCTCTTTTGATGTTGTGAGAGCCTTAACCGTGTTGCTTATGGCCTTGCATGTAATAAACTAATCATAACAGATTCAGTATCACTATCTCCTAGTTGCTTATGGCCTTGCATGTAATAATGTATGTGTGGATATCAAAACATAGATCGTATACTTCCAAAGTCCAATGGTTAAGCACACAAATACACTAATCAGTCAGACCCAAACTCAAGCCTAGTAAAGAACTCTAGACCTATATATGGCAGTCATCAATCTCAAACTTCGAACAATTTTTTCCTTACTAATTGTGTATTCAATTTATTAAACTAAGATCGTTAGTTCAACAAGATGTCGATGGCTTAATACTCTCATGAGTCTATATCTATTAGAAGTTTTAGGTCTTTTCAGTTATAGAATATTTGACAACAAAACTGCACCAATACTTTTTAGATGCATAAGTTTATTGTCTTACCTCATCAATTTGCGCTTTATGTcatacaaataatataaaaaatctacTATGATGTGTAATGGCTTTTCGTTTAAACTGATacgatcttcttttttttcgttttaaatgaaaattttattcctcttttcatttgttttttccCTCTTACAAAGACATCATTTAACTGATATTATCTTCTTTTGCCAAGGTTTTGAAAACCGGACCGGACCGGCCGGTCGAACCGGTTCGACCGCGACTCGTTTAGTAAGCCGAGTCCGGTTCGATTCAAAACCCGGATTTCATAAAACTCGGGCAACTCGGCTCAAAACCGGTGGAACCGGTGACCCGGGTTGACGTTAAAACCCGGTTTGTTATTTTTGAcacattttaaattgtaattagGGTTTTATATCAGGCTAATCCTGGATAATAACTTAAGTTAATAATAGTAATACTTAACAGCCgtcattttttaataattctcgagaaaaaaaagaaacctaaACGTCTTCTCGTCGTCTCTCACTGTCGTACACCATTCTCCATCTGAATTTTTCTTTGCCACAAGATTTGGAACTGCACTTGTAAGAAAAAGTAAGTAACGTGATTCTCTTTTGTTGTTCGAAATttgatataacatataaatatattatttttttgttatttttactaGTTAATGGAGGGGAATCATTCAGAACCAGATTTAGGCGTACCTTCTTCTCAACGTTCAGTTCGTCGTAAAGATGACATAGCTTGGAGATATATAACAGAACGGACTGAGCAGAATGGGAAGAAAACTTTGATTTGTGACTTCTGTCAGAAAGAGAGCGGAGGTGGAGGCATTAACAGAATGAAACAACATTTAGCTGGGGTAAGAGGAAACATAGATTCATGTACCAAAGTTTCTGCAGAAGTTCAGTTTCAGATGAAGCAATCATTGAAAGaaaatgaagacaaaaataagGAAAAGAGAGGCATACCACTTGATGATATAAACATTGTTGCTGATATGAATGCTGATGGACAAGGCATTCATTCTCAGCCATCTGTTACTCAAACCAAAAAGAGAAACAGAGGTGGAGATTTACATGGGTTTTTTAAAACAGGCCTGAGTGATCCTACTCAACCAAGTATAAAGGCATCTATACAAAGCAAGGAGAAGGTGCATGATGCTGATATGGCTGTTGCTTTATGGTTTTATGATGCTTGCATTCCCATGAACGCTGTGAACTCTCCATTCTTTCCAGTTATGTTAAGCAAAGCTGCTAGTTTAGGACATGGATATACTGGTCCTTCGTATCATGCTTTGAGGGTTGGGTTATTAAGAGATGCAAAAAAACATGTATCTTTGATCGTTGAATCATTTAGAAGCACGTGGGCTAGCACCGGCTGTACCTTGATGGGAGATGGATGGAAAGACACTAGAAAAAGACCACTGATCAATTTTTTAGTGTACTGTCCAAAAGGAGTTACGTTCATCAAGTCGGTTGATGCATCTGATGTATACACAAATGCAGAGaatttgtgtaatttatttgcTGAGATGGTGGAAATGGTTGGCTCTGAAAACGTGGTTCATTTAGTGACTGATAATGCGCCTAACTACAAGGCTTCAGGTAGACTACTTGCGGAGAGATATCCAAATATTTCTTGGTCTCCATGTGCAGCTCATTGCATGAATTTAATATTGGAGGATGTGGGAAACATGCCTAATGTTAAAGAGTTAGTTTCTGCTGTATCAAAGGTAACTATCTTTGTCTACAATCATAAgtcaactttaaattttttgaggAAGAGGCAAGGTTGGAGGGAAATCATTCGTCCAGGAGAAACCCGATTTGCTACCACTTTTATAGCCCTTCAGAGTGCATATGCACATAAAGATGACTTACAAGCTTTGGTAGTAGATCAAGAGTTCAGGCAGTTTCTGAAAACAGAGAAAGCAAGATGTGTCAAGGCTGTTGTTTTGGATGAAAACATGTGGGCGCATTGTTTGTTGATCGTAAGGATTATGGCTCCAATGATACGCTTGTTGCGTGTTTGTGATACTGATGAGAAGCCATCATTACCATATGTCTATGAAGGAATGTATCGAGCACGTTTAGGCATCAAGAAGATATTTGGAAAAAAGAAGGAATTGTATAAGCCTTATACAAGGATCATAAAGAACAGGTGGGATAGAATGTTGCGCCATGATCTTCATGCTGCAGCATACTTCTTCAATCCAGCTTTCATGTATGATcaaaagaacttttcaaaaaagcCTGAGATATTGAAAGGGATGTTAAATTTGATGGAAAAACAAAAAGGGTCTGACAGAACAAAGATCTTTGAGGGGATGACAATGTATAGAGAACGTGAGAAAAGCTTCTCACATTCATCAGCTTTAAGTTGTTCGAAAACCACTCGTCCTGGTATATCTTTGCAtatacttttctttttgttatttatttagtaCTTTGGAATATTACTTCTCAAGCAGAATTTTCAATTGCAGATGAGTGGTGGAAGTTCTTTGGATATGATGTTCCTGTTTTGCAGAAGCTAGCAATTCGAATTCTTAGCCAAACTGCATCTTCATCGGGCTGTGAACGTAATTGGTCTGTGTTTGAAAGAATTCACACAAAAAGGAGGAATAGATTGGAACATCAAAGACTCAATGATCTTGTCTACGTTCATTACAATTTGCGCCTGCAAGATAGGTGAGTTTAAGTTCAAATACACAGCTATGAAATTATAGAATATAACTATTAAATGTTCATATGCTCAGGTTCTCAAAAAGAAAGAGGTCATATGATCCAATTGATTATGAGTCCATTGATAAAACTGAGTTCTGGGTAGTAGAAGAAAGTGGAGAAGCTGAACTAGATTATGATGAACTTGAGAATGCACTTACTGAAGAAAACCCAAAAGATGGAGAAGATGCAACTTCTGAAACCTTGAACTTGAACGGTAGATACATCTTCTTTTATACGACATGTTTTTTTTGGCTATGATGTCTATTATTTAACTCAtgcatttttcatattttttttcttgttttagaAGGTACCGAAGATGAAGTGCCATTCTCTCAAGATGATACAACTGAATAAATTTGAGATATTCTATCATTCTccaacagatttttttttgtcatgtttTCATTTAGTTCATTACATTAAATATTCAGTTactatttatctattttatgatgctattttagataatattcatcagacatttttatatatgattaattatataatatatatttatatattaaatatataaatatatttaataaataaaaacccGGTTCGACCGGTTAAACCGGTTCGACCAATCAACCAGTGAATACGCCGAGTCGGTGTCCGGTCCGGTTTTTAAAACATTGTCTTTTGCTTCGAGCATTGcattttcttcctcttcttaccatttcatattttcttataagtaattatctttttcaacaaaaaaataaaaaagacaaaTATCATAAATGAATCAATACGAATGAAGATAATCCAAAGCGTGAGGTTGGCTTTCGGATAAACACAGATATTGTCTCCATTTTCTTTGGAAATTCTGGG comes from the Brassica rapa cultivar Chiifu-401-42 chromosome A01, CAAS_Brap_v3.01, whole genome shotgun sequence genome and includes:
- the LOC103846128 gene encoding uncharacterized protein LOC103846128 — encoded protein: MVFFMSYPPTRRQMMVSVGFFAAGVSLFAAGAYLSLENIGPQQARVKARNQFVKDRIRKWLDD
- the LOC103846250 gene encoding uncharacterized protein LOC103846250; its protein translation is MEGNHSEPDLGVPSSQRSVRRKDDIAWRYITERTEQNGKKTLICDFCQKESGGGGINRMKQHLAGVRGNIDSCTKVSAEVQFQMKQSLKENEDKNKEKRGIPLDDINIVADMNADGQGIHSQPSVTQTKKRNRGGDLHGFFKTGLSDPTQPSIKASIQSKEKVHDADMAVALWFYDACIPMNAVNSPFFPVMLSKAASLGHGYTGPSYHALRVGLLRDAKKHVSLIVESFRSTWASTGCTLMGDGWKDTRKRPLINFLVYCPKGVTFIKSVDASDVYTNAENLCNLFAEMVEMVGSENVVHLVTDNAPNYKASGRLLAERYPNISWSPCAAHCMNLILEDVGNMPNVKELVSAVSKVTIFVYNHKSTLNFLRKRQGWREIIRPGETRFATTFIALQSAYAHKDDLQALVVDQEFRQFLKTEKARCVKAVVLDENMWAHCLLIVRIMAPMIRLLRVCDTDEKPSLPYVYEGMYRARLGIKKIFGKKKELYKPYTRIIKNRWDRMLRHDLHAAAYFFNPAFMYDQKNFSKKPEILKGMLNLMEKQKGSDRTKIFEGMTMYREREKSFSHSSALSCSKTTRPDEWWKFFGYDVPVLQKLAIRILSQTASSSGCERNWSVFERIHTKRRNRLEHQRLNDLVYVHYNLRLQDRFSKRKRSYDPIDYESIDKTEFWVVEESGEAELDYDELENALTEENPKDGEDATSETLNLNGRYIFFYTTCFFWL